From the genome of Candidatus Electrothrix communis, one region includes:
- a CDS encoding transposase, which yields MDKEKLPADAVPKGHDTVVVQDIIIEVKNTAFKREVYYSASENRRIIGALPIEYQGGFGPGIRTLVLCLYNDSNMSQPKIHSLLQTVGVEISPATISRIITDDVTCFHDEKSEIVSAGLQATNYQNADDTSARVNGANFYNHVLCSPYYTAYFTRAKKNRLTLLEIFSEGELTFQLNSQTIELLSDFNLSEKQRQRLTPFLSERIMERSEMDALLSRLFPDPGKQKTNRQRILEACAVTAFRHQGRPFPILICDDAPQFKGITEHLGLCWVHEGRHYKKLQPFMENNREKLAKVLSDFWDYYHCLRSYKEAPSKAEAERLSEQFDTLFLQTTGYDQLDDRLRKTWAKKDNLLLVLQYPHIPLHNNSAELGARVQARKRDVSFQTKNEKGTQAKDTMMTVVETAKKMSVNVFEYIHDRISKKYEMPSLASIISSQSQHTASDPA from the coding sequence AAGGAAAAATTACCCGCTGATGCTGTACCAAAAGGACACGATACCGTTGTTGTTCAGGATATTATTATAGAGGTGAAAAACACCGCCTTTAAGCGGGAAGTCTATTATTCAGCATCAGAAAACCGACGAATCATCGGCGCATTACCCATTGAATATCAAGGTGGTTTCGGCCCCGGCATCAGGACATTGGTCCTCTGCTTATATAATGACTCCAACATGAGTCAGCCTAAAATCCATAGCTTGTTGCAGACAGTCGGTGTTGAAATCTCACCAGCAACAATTTCTCGCATAATAACAGACGATGTTACCTGTTTTCACGACGAAAAATCTGAAATTGTCTCGGCTGGTCTTCAAGCAACGAATTATCAGAATGCTGATGATACCAGTGCTCGTGTCAATGGCGCCAATTTCTACAACCATGTACTCTGCAGCCCCTATTATACAGCATATTTTACCAGAGCGAAGAAGAATCGCCTGACTCTGCTGGAAATATTCAGTGAAGGCGAATTGACCTTCCAGCTAAACTCGCAAACCATTGAACTGTTAAGTGACTTTAACCTGTCTGAAAAACAGCGGCAACGTCTGACACCATTTTTAAGTGAACGCATAATGGAGCGTTCTGAAATGGATGCTTTGTTGAGTAGGCTGTTTCCTGACCCTGGCAAACAGAAAACGAATCGTCAACGCATTTTGGAAGCCTGTGCTGTGACAGCGTTTCGTCATCAGGGCCGCCCGTTTCCGATCCTTATCTGTGATGATGCCCCTCAGTTTAAGGGGATCACCGAACATCTTGGTCTATGCTGGGTCCACGAAGGCAGGCATTACAAGAAACTGCAGCCGTTCATGGAAAATAATCGCGAGAAACTGGCAAAAGTGCTCAGTGACTTTTGGGATTATTACCATTGCCTGCGGAGCTATAAAGAGGCTCCCTCCAAGGCTGAAGCTGAACGTCTTTCCGAGCAGTTCGACACCTTATTCCTGCAAACAACAGGCTATGATCAGCTAGATGACCGTTTACGGAAAACATGGGCCAAGAAGGATAATCTTCTGCTTGTCCTGCAATATCCGCACATTCCTTTGCATAATAATTCTGCGGAACTTGGTGCCAGAGTTCAGGCACGAAAACGGGATGTCAGTTTCCAGACGAAAAACGAAAAAGGGACTCAAGCAAAAGACACCATGATGACTGTGGTCGAAACTGCAAAAAAAATGTCGGTCAATGTGTTTGAATACATCCATGACCGTATCAGCAAAAAGTACGAAATGCCCTCCTTGGCATCCATCATTTCATCTCAATCTCAGCATACTGCTTCCGACCCCGCCTGA